In a single window of the Flavivirga spongiicola genome:
- the katG gene encoding catalase/peroxidase HPI, giving the protein MDTNGGDINKCPFMGGAKKETAGSGTRNRDWWPNELKLNILRQNGVKSNPMGKDFNYAEAFKSVDFPTLKQEVIDLMTDSQDWWPADYGHYGPFMIRMAWHSAGTYRVGDGRGGAATGNQRFAPINSWPDNGNLDKARLLLWPVKKKYGKKISWADLLILAGNCALESMGFKTFGFAGGREDIWEPEQDIYWGSETEWLGNKERFEDGEDLEGHLGAAHMGLIYVNPEGPNGASDPLGTAKLIKETFGRMAMNDEETVALTAGGHTFGKAHGAADPDKYVGAEPAGASIEEMSTGWKNTYGTGVLDDAVTSGLEGAWTPNPTQWDHDYFDVLLNYDWELTKSPAGASQWTPTKESQARMAPTAGDASKRQALMMTDADIALKVDPTYLEISKRFHKDHKAFEDAFARAWYKLTHRDMGPVSRYLGPEVPNEELLWQDPIPAVDYTLNDDAVSSLKKMILASGLSISQLVSTAWASASTFRGSDMRGGANGGRIRLAPQKDWEVNNPVELAKVLAVYKGIQKEFDGTVSIADLIVLGGSAGVEQASKNAGHDVTVSFIGGRGDASQEQTDVESFGHLEPQADGFRNYIKSDLKVAAENLLVDRANLLTLSIPEMTVLVGGLRVLGANYDGSNHGVFTDRVGHLTNDFFANILDFTYTWKATTNDDTLFEGSDRRTGSVKFTGTRADLIFGSNTELRAVAEVYGADDAQEKFVNDFIKAWTKVMNLDRFDLK; this is encoded by the coding sequence ATGGATACAAATGGTGGTGACATAAACAAATGCCCATTTATGGGCGGGGCTAAAAAAGAAACTGCTGGTAGTGGTACAAGAAATCGGGACTGGTGGCCAAATGAACTAAAATTAAACATCCTCCGTCAAAATGGAGTAAAATCTAACCCTATGGGAAAAGATTTTAATTATGCTGAAGCATTTAAAAGTGTTGATTTTCCAACTTTAAAGCAAGAAGTTATTGATTTAATGACAGACTCACAAGATTGGTGGCCTGCAGATTATGGGCACTACGGACCATTTATGATTCGTATGGCATGGCATAGTGCCGGGACTTATCGTGTTGGGGATGGACGTGGTGGAGCTGCAACCGGAAACCAACGTTTTGCTCCAATAAATAGTTGGCCTGATAATGGAAATTTAGATAAAGCGCGTTTATTGCTATGGCCTGTAAAAAAGAAATATGGAAAGAAGATTTCTTGGGCAGATTTATTGATTCTTGCCGGTAACTGTGCTTTAGAATCTATGGGCTTTAAAACATTTGGTTTTGCTGGTGGTCGTGAAGATATTTGGGAGCCGGAACAAGATATTTATTGGGGATCAGAAACAGAGTGGTTAGGAAATAAAGAACGGTTTGAAGATGGAGAAGATCTAGAAGGACATTTAGGAGCAGCACATATGGGGTTGATTTATGTAAACCCTGAAGGGCCTAATGGCGCATCTGACCCATTAGGCACTGCTAAGCTTATTAAAGAAACTTTTGGACGTATGGCCATGAATGATGAAGAAACAGTAGCTCTAACTGCTGGAGGTCATACCTTTGGAAAAGCACATGGTGCTGCAGATCCTGATAAATATGTAGGCGCAGAACCTGCAGGTGCTTCCATAGAAGAAATGAGCACAGGATGGAAAAATACATATGGTACAGGCGTTTTAGATGATGCGGTTACTAGTGGTCTTGAAGGTGCCTGGACACCAAATCCAACACAATGGGATCATGATTACTTTGATGTGTTATTAAATTACGATTGGGAGTTAACTAAAAGTCCGGCAGGAGCTAGCCAATGGACTCCGACAAAAGAATCACAAGCTAGAATGGCACCTACAGCAGGGGATGCATCAAAGCGACAGGCTTTAATGATGACCGATGCGGATATAGCCTTAAAAGTAGATCCAACTTATCTGGAAATTTCTAAGCGTTTCCATAAAGATCATAAAGCTTTTGAAGATGCCTTTGCACGTGCCTGGTATAAATTAACACACCGTGATATGGGACCAGTATCTCGTTATTTGGGACCTGAGGTGCCTAATGAGGAATTGTTATGGCAAGATCCTATACCGGCGGTTGATTACACATTGAATGATGATGCTGTTTCATCTTTAAAAAAGATGATTCTTGCTTCTGGTTTATCCATATCGCAATTAGTATCTACAGCTTGGGCTTCAGCATCTACGTTTAGAGGTTCGGATATGCGTGGTGGAGCTAATGGTGGTCGTATTCGTTTAGCACCTCAAAAAGATTGGGAAGTAAATAATCCAGTAGAACTGGCAAAAGTACTTGCTGTATATAAGGGTATACAGAAAGAATTTGACGGCACTGTTTCGATAGCAGACTTAATTGTTTTAGGAGGATCTGCAGGGGTAGAGCAAGCATCTAAAAACGCAGGACATGATGTAACAGTATCTTTTATAGGAGGTAGAGGAGATGCTTCTCAAGAACAAACAGACGTAGAGTCTTTTGGTCATTTAGAACCACAAGCAGATGGTTTCAGAAATTACATAAAATCAGATTTGAAAGTAGCTGCAGAAAATTTATTGGTGGATCGTGCTAACTTATTAACACTTTCTATTCCAGAAATGACAGTGTTAGTAGGTGGTTTACGTGTGTTAGGAGCTAATTATGACGGTTCTAACCATGGTGTGTTTACGGATCGTGTAGGTCATCTGACCAATGATTTCTTTGCGAATATTCTGGATTTTACTTATACATGGAAAGCAACCACAAATGATGATACGTTATTTGAAGGAAGCGATCGTCGAACTGGGTCTGTGAAGTTTACGGGAACCCGTGCTGATTTAATTTTTGGTTCAAATACAGAGTTAAGAGCAGTTGCAGAGGTTTATGGAGCAGATGATGCTCAGGAAAAGTTTGTAAATGATTTTATTAAAGCCTGGACAAAGGTTATGAATTTAGATCGTTTTGATTTAAAATAA
- the tpx gene encoding thiol peroxidase produces MATVTLKGNSIETSGNLPQVGSLAPDFTLTATDLSTKTLNDFKGQKLVLNIFPSIDTGTCAQSVRQFNKEASQLENTKVLCISHDLPFAHARFCGAEGLDNVISLSDYKDGSFGKTYGLNFITGPLEALHSRSVIIVDENGTVKYTEQVSETVDEPNYKAALEAL; encoded by the coding sequence ATGGCAACAGTAACCTTAAAAGGAAATTCAATAGAAACATCTGGAAACTTACCACAAGTAGGAAGTTTAGCTCCAGATTTCACATTAACAGCAACCGATTTATCAACTAAAACTTTAAACGATTTTAAAGGGCAAAAATTAGTTTTAAATATTTTTCCCAGTATAGACACAGGCACTTGTGCGCAATCTGTTAGACAATTTAATAAAGAAGCCAGTCAATTAGAAAATACTAAAGTTTTATGTATCTCTCACGATTTACCTTTTGCACATGCTCGTTTTTGTGGTGCTGAAGGTTTAGATAACGTCATTAGTTTATCCGATTATAAAGATGGTAGTTTTGGAAAAACTTACGGGTTGAATTTCATTACAGGGCCATTAGAAGCTCTACATTCTAGAAGCGTTATCATAGTAGATGAAAACGGTACCGTAAAATACACCGAACAAGTTTCAGAAACCGTTGACGAACCAAATTATAAAGCAGCTCTTGAAGCTTTATAA
- a CDS encoding diacylglycerol kinase, with translation MTKKDSFVVNRFKSIGYAFKGALLLLKTEASIKIQFAIAVILTFAGFYYEISVTEWLIQLLCIGVVMSIEGVNTAIEAIADFIHPEHHNKIGLIKDIAAGAVFIASIFAIIVGFIIYIPKIF, from the coding sequence ATGACAAAAAAAGACTCCTTTGTAGTAAATCGATTTAAAAGTATTGGTTATGCTTTTAAAGGAGCTTTACTACTTTTAAAAACAGAAGCTAGTATTAAAATTCAGTTTGCAATTGCTGTGATACTTACTTTTGCTGGGTTTTATTATGAAATTTCGGTAACCGAATGGCTTATTCAACTATTATGTATAGGTGTTGTAATGAGTATTGAAGGCGTCAATACAGCCATAGAAGCCATAGCCGATTTTATTCATCCGGAACATCATAATAAGATTGGTTTAATAAAAGATATAGCCGCTGGCGCTGTATTTATAGCTTCCATTTTTGCCATTATCGTCGGTTTTATTATTTATATCCCAAAGATTTTTTAA
- a CDS encoding FtsK/SpoIIIE family DNA translocase, protein MAKRKTKTKKPPKQKIKKPSFKLSSQQKLVFGSLLVICGVWLCIALVSYFFTGEADQSVINTFPSRTSETQNWVSQFGAWIGEFFIQRGFGIASFIYSGLIFLSGIYVLMNLNKTKLRKHWFWGILIAVWLSVLFGFFGSKTDILGGTIGFEINAFLQDYIGKIGTSLLLLLGLITYLAIRFRVTFESFTNIFKSAKKDIKNEISDLKDDLVIPLDNNLSEEAEAIKSAYEIPLQKNEPPVKKETKPAPLEVKIAPEETEEELDLEMKVEKVAEELSETNNLANKLVEDFGQFDPTLELAKYQFPPLDLLKKYDSEGITINQEELEENKNKIVETLNNYKIGIASIKATIGPTVTLYEIVPEAGVRISKIKNLEDDIALSLSALGIRIIAPIPGKGTIGIEVPNKNATIVSMRSVIASKKFQTSEMQLPIALGKTISNETFVVDLAKMPHLLMAGATGQGKSVGLNAVLTSLLYKKHPAEVKFILVDPKKVELTLFNKIERHYLAKLPDSEEAIITDNTKVINTLNSLCIEMDNRYELLKNAMCRNIAEYNTKFKGRKLNPNDGHQFLPYIVLVVDEFADLIMTAGKEVETPIARLAQLARAIGIHLIIATQRPSVNVITGIIKANFPARIAFRVTSKIDSRTILDGSGADQLIGRGDMLFTQGNDVIRVQCAFVDTPEVEKITDYIGSQKAYPDAYLLPEYVGEESGTGIDIDISDRDKLFKDAAIVIVTAQQGSASLLQRKLKLGYNRAGRLIDQLEAAGIVGPFEGSKARQVLITDLIALDQHLENEI, encoded by the coding sequence ATGGCGAAAAGAAAAACTAAGACCAAAAAACCACCTAAACAAAAAATTAAAAAGCCAAGTTTTAAGCTATCGAGTCAACAAAAGTTGGTTTTTGGTAGTTTACTTGTTATATGTGGTGTTTGGTTGTGCATAGCCTTAGTTTCTTATTTCTTTACCGGAGAAGCAGATCAAAGTGTCATAAACACATTTCCTTCCAGAACTTCAGAAACTCAAAATTGGGTAAGTCAATTTGGTGCTTGGATTGGTGAGTTTTTTATTCAACGTGGTTTTGGCATTGCTTCATTTATATATTCTGGATTAATCTTTTTATCAGGGATCTATGTTTTAATGAACCTGAATAAAACCAAATTAAGAAAGCATTGGTTTTGGGGGATTTTAATAGCTGTATGGTTATCCGTTCTTTTTGGATTTTTCGGGAGTAAAACCGATATCCTTGGCGGAACTATTGGTTTTGAAATTAACGCATTCCTACAAGATTATATTGGCAAAATAGGAACATCTCTACTCCTTTTATTAGGACTAATCACTTATTTAGCTATTCGTTTTAGAGTCACTTTTGAAAGTTTTACTAATATTTTTAAGTCAGCAAAAAAGGACATTAAAAATGAGATTTCTGATCTAAAAGATGATTTAGTTATTCCTTTAGATAATAATTTGTCAGAAGAGGCCGAAGCTATTAAATCTGCTTATGAAATTCCTTTACAAAAGAATGAACCTCCAGTAAAAAAGGAAACTAAGCCTGCCCCGCTTGAAGTTAAAATTGCTCCAGAAGAAACCGAAGAAGAATTAGATCTTGAAATGAAAGTTGAAAAAGTTGCTGAAGAACTTTCTGAAACAAATAACTTAGCAAATAAATTAGTTGAAGATTTTGGACAATTTGACCCTACGCTAGAGTTGGCAAAATATCAATTCCCACCTCTAGACCTTCTAAAAAAATATGATTCTGAGGGCATTACCATAAATCAGGAAGAATTAGAAGAGAATAAGAATAAAATTGTTGAAACTTTAAATAACTACAAGATTGGTATAGCTAGTATTAAAGCGACTATTGGTCCAACAGTTACTTTATATGAAATAGTTCCCGAAGCCGGTGTACGTATTTCAAAAATTAAAAATTTAGAGGACGATATTGCTTTATCATTATCTGCCCTTGGCATTCGTATTATTGCTCCTATTCCCGGAAAAGGCACTATTGGTATAGAAGTTCCAAATAAAAACGCCACCATCGTCTCCATGCGTTCGGTCATTGCATCTAAAAAGTTTCAAACTTCAGAAATGCAACTCCCTATAGCTTTAGGAAAAACGATTAGTAATGAAACCTTTGTAGTCGATCTTGCCAAAATGCCTCACTTGCTAATGGCAGGTGCTACCGGGCAAGGTAAATCGGTAGGTTTAAATGCGGTTTTAACATCGTTACTATATAAAAAACATCCGGCAGAAGTTAAATTTATTTTAGTAGATCCTAAAAAAGTAGAACTAACGCTTTTCAATAAAATTGAACGCCATTATTTAGCTAAATTACCAGATAGTGAGGAAGCTATCATCACAGACAACACGAAGGTTATCAATACATTAAATTCTTTATGTATTGAAATGGATAATCGTTACGAGCTGCTAAAAAATGCCATGTGTAGAAACATTGCAGAATACAACACAAAATTTAAGGGGCGTAAATTAAACCCTAATGATGGGCACCAGTTCTTACCATACATTGTTTTAGTGGTAGACGAGTTTGCAGATTTAATTATGACAGCTGGAAAAGAGGTCGAAACACCCATAGCACGTTTAGCGCAATTAGCCAGAGCCATTGGAATACATTTAATCATAGCAACACAACGCCCATCCGTTAACGTTATTACGGGTATAATAAAAGCAAACTTCCCTGCCCGTATAGCATTTAGAGTGACATCCAAAATTGATTCAAGAACTATTCTGGATGGTTCAGGTGCCGATCAATTAATTGGTCGTGGTGATATGCTATTTACACAAGGTAATGATGTTATTCGTGTACAATGTGCTTTTGTGGATACACCAGAAGTTGAAAAAATAACGGATTATATAGGCTCTCAAAAAGCATATCCGGACGCTTACCTTTTACCAGAATATGTTGGCGAAGAAAGTGGCACAGGTATTGATATAGACATATCAGATAGAGACAAACTGTTTAAAGATGCTGCTATTGTTATTGTAACAGCACAACAGGGTTCTGCTTCATTATTGCAACGAAAATTAAAATTAGGCTATAATAGAGCGGGAAGATTAATAGATCAATTAGAAGCAGCAGGAATCGTAGGTCCTTTTGAAGGCAGCAAAGCAAGACAAGTCTTAATTACTGACCTTATAGCTTTAGATCAACATTTAGAAAACGAGATATAA
- a CDS encoding LolA family protein: MKNIITFLLIAFTISGFAQNKAKTLLDEVSQKVKGYENISIDFKYTLENASENIKQETRGDVIMKGDKYKLNILGVIRLFDGKTLYTISPEDEEVTISSDNDNEEDAITPSKMLSFYEDGYMYTLDIEQSIKGRKIQYIKLTPIDSNSEIKYILLGIDSQTKHIYNLIQLGKNSTKTTFTVNSFKTNEPLSETLFTFDANKYQDYYINKLD; encoded by the coding sequence ATGAAAAATATTATAACATTCTTATTAATTGCTTTTACAATTAGTGGTTTTGCACAAAACAAAGCCAAAACATTATTAGATGAAGTTTCTCAAAAAGTAAAGGGCTATGAAAATATTTCGATAGACTTTAAGTATACGCTTGAAAACGCTTCAGAAAATATAAAACAAGAAACCCGAGGTGATGTTATCATGAAAGGTGATAAATATAAACTAAACATCCTTGGAGTGATACGCCTTTTTGATGGTAAAACACTTTACACCATAAGTCCTGAAGATGAAGAAGTGACTATTTCTTCAGATAATGATAATGAAGAAGATGCCATTACACCAAGTAAAATGTTGTCTTTTTATGAAGATGGCTATATGTATACGCTAGATATTGAACAAAGCATAAAGGGCAGAAAAATACAATACATCAAATTAACACCTATAGATTCAAACTCTGAAATAAAGTATATCCTACTAGGTATTGATTCACAGACCAAACATATATACAATTTAATTCAACTTGGAAAAAACAGTACAAAAACAACATTCACTGTTAATTCTTTTAAAACAAATGAGCCTTTATCAGAAACCTTATTTACCTTTGATGCCAATAAATATCAAGATTATTACATCAACAAATTAGATTAG
- a CDS encoding LptF/LptG family permease, which yields MKILDRYILTTYLKTFISVFIILILIFILQTIWLYIKELAGKDLDIVIIAKFLIYFMPKLIPLVLPLTILLASIMVFGSFAENYEFAAMKSTGISLQRAMSGLSIFIVILGFVTFLFSNNVIPWAELNSYNLRRNIAKLKPAMLLAEGQFNEVGTYNIKFADKHGDRDQYLNDITIHIKGADGRKNATTIKSKTGELASEKDSNVLKLILLDGNYYTDITPTKAKSKAKAKNNRPFAKSTFEKYIINIDLSKLNKVDFDEKSQTDKYNMLDIVGLNKSIDSLTEKRQVEYQSFSKNLFQRSGVSKKIKTKNVKESINDSIYTGNLLDLFSPSKKSKLIDIADKSITSAKQIIISKEKTKKNSVILINRHIISLHEKFALGFACIILFFVGAPLGALIRKGGIGLPMVIAILLFLTYHFIGIFATNSAKSGNLNPILASWFSTLMMLPLGIFLTKRATADRGIFELGNIIEPLKKVFNIKEKDAVDYKFLSPYNNEELYNIINNYETLGHDENIRYEAIKLLNNRGLSIKQIREQGINIKDDYDVSEHIVKKHKNQSKFAIILYSIGAILLILYFICNNNKLPSLASVLIKISVGAFVLFAVYYIRLLANTFRFYTHIQKRDKRPNFFLLLIGLPTYIISYAFLNVKIKEDLKQNCLKSLK from the coding sequence GTGAAAATATTAGACCGCTACATACTAACTACATATCTTAAAACTTTTATCAGTGTGTTTATAATACTCATACTGATATTTATTTTACAGACCATTTGGTTGTATATTAAAGAGCTTGCCGGCAAAGATTTAGACATTGTAATCATAGCCAAATTTTTAATTTACTTTATGCCAAAGCTAATTCCTTTGGTATTACCACTTACCATATTACTAGCATCCATTATGGTATTTGGATCTTTTGCAGAAAACTATGAGTTTGCTGCTATGAAATCAACAGGTATTTCTTTACAGCGCGCTATGTCCGGCCTTAGCATCTTTATTGTTATACTAGGGTTCGTTACCTTTTTATTTTCTAATAATGTTATTCCATGGGCTGAACTTAATTCTTATAACTTGCGTAGAAACATCGCAAAGCTAAAACCTGCTATGTTACTAGCAGAAGGGCAGTTTAATGAAGTTGGTACTTATAATATAAAATTCGCCGATAAACATGGTGATAGAGATCAATATTTAAATGATATTACCATACATATTAAAGGAGCAGACGGAAGAAAAAATGCTACAACGATAAAATCTAAAACAGGTGAACTTGCGAGCGAAAAAGATTCAAATGTTTTAAAACTTATATTGTTAGATGGTAATTACTATACAGACATTACCCCTACGAAAGCAAAATCTAAAGCTAAAGCTAAAAACAATAGGCCGTTCGCAAAAAGTACGTTTGAAAAATATATTATTAATATAGATTTATCTAAACTTAACAAAGTTGATTTTGATGAAAAATCGCAAACAGACAAGTACAATATGCTTGATATTGTTGGTTTAAATAAATCCATTGATTCTCTTACAGAAAAAAGACAAGTAGAATATCAATCATTTTCAAAAAATTTATTTCAACGGTCTGGTGTCTCTAAAAAAATCAAAACCAAAAATGTTAAAGAGTCTATTAATGACTCTATTTATACCGGGAACCTTTTAGACCTTTTCAGCCCTTCTAAAAAGTCTAAGTTGATTGATATTGCCGATAAATCAATAACCAGTGCAAAACAAATCATCATTTCTAAAGAAAAGACAAAAAAGAATTCTGTCATTTTAATCAACAGACATATTATTTCATTACATGAAAAGTTTGCATTGGGCTTTGCTTGTATCATCTTATTTTTTGTTGGTGCACCATTAGGTGCTTTAATACGTAAAGGAGGGATTGGCCTCCCTATGGTCATCGCCATACTATTATTTTTAACCTATCATTTTATTGGTATTTTTGCCACTAATAGTGCAAAAAGCGGAAATCTTAATCCTATTTTAGCAAGCTGGTTTTCAACTTTAATGATGCTCCCCCTTGGGATCTTTTTGACTAAAAGAGCTACAGCTGATAGGGGCATATTTGAATTAGGCAATATTATTGAACCATTAAAGAAAGTTTTTAATATTAAAGAAAAAGATGCTGTCGATTATAAGTTTTTATCTCCTTATAACAATGAAGAACTCTATAATATAATTAACAACTACGAGACGCTCGGACATGACGAAAATATCCGCTATGAAGCTATAAAATTATTAAATAATCGAGGGCTTTCTATAAAACAAATTAGAGAACAAGGAATAAATATCAAGGATGATTATGACGTTTCAGAACACATCGTTAAAAAACACAAAAATCAATCTAAATTTGCTATAATTTTATATAGTATTGGAGCCATATTGCTTATTCTATATTTTATATGTAATAACAATAAGTTACCCTCATTAGCATCTGTATTGATTAAAATTAGTGTTGGTGCATTCGTTTTATTCGCAGTTTACTATATCAGGCTATTAGCTAATACTTTCAGATTTTATACCCATATCCAAAAGAGAGATAAAAGACCTAATTTTTTCCTTTTATTAATCGGGCTTCCTACATACATAATTTCATATGCATTTTTAAATGTAAAAATTAAGGAAGACTTAAAGCAAAATTGTTTAAAATCTTTAAAATAA
- the ribB gene encoding 3,4-dihydroxy-2-butanone-4-phosphate synthase, which yields MIDTMTQKATTKFKLNTIHEAIDDIRNGKVIIVVDDENRENEGDFVAAADKVTPQMINFMATHGRGLICTPLTENRCKELDLNMMVRNNTDPMETAFTVSVDLRGGGVTTGISASDRAKTVKALIDPNTKPFELARPGHIFPLVAKEGGVLRRTGHTEAAIDFARLAGLKPAGVIVEIMNEDGTMARLPELMEVAKKLDLKIVSIEDLVAYRMQHDSLIEKKEDFQIETRFGSFRLRAYKQTTNNQIHIALTKGQWKDNEPVHTRINSKLVNNDILGTLTNDVDKKLHDMFKVINEEGKGAILFINQQIQSRNILKRLNILKENQVVGKLIKAPRIEMDSKDFGIGAQILHDLNIHKLRLISNAEEHTKRVGLIGYGLEIVDYVKY from the coding sequence ATGATTGATACCATGACACAAAAAGCTACTACCAAATTTAAATTAAATACGATACACGAAGCCATTGATGATATTAGAAATGGCAAAGTAATTATAGTTGTTGATGATGAAAACCGTGAAAATGAAGGTGATTTTGTTGCTGCTGCCGATAAGGTAACACCACAGATGATAAACTTTATGGCAACGCATGGTAGGGGTCTTATATGTACACCACTAACAGAAAACAGATGTAAAGAACTCGATCTTAATATGATGGTGCGCAATAATACCGATCCTATGGAAACAGCCTTTACAGTATCGGTAGATTTAAGAGGTGGTGGTGTTACTACTGGTATTTCTGCAAGTGATAGAGCAAAAACTGTTAAAGCTTTAATCGATCCAAATACGAAGCCATTTGAATTAGCACGACCTGGACATATTTTTCCTTTAGTAGCTAAAGAAGGAGGCGTTTTAAGAAGAACTGGCCATACAGAAGCTGCTATTGATTTTGCAAGATTAGCAGGTTTAAAACCTGCTGGTGTGATTGTAGAGATTATGAATGAAGATGGTACTATGGCACGTTTACCAGAACTCATGGAAGTTGCTAAAAAACTAGACCTTAAAATTGTCTCCATAGAAGATTTAGTAGCTTATAGAATGCAACATGACTCTTTAATTGAGAAAAAAGAAGATTTTCAAATTGAAACTCGATTTGGAAGTTTTAGGTTAAGAGCTTATAAACAAACAACTAACAATCAAATACATATAGCATTAACCAAAGGTCAATGGAAAGATAATGAGCCAGTACACACAAGAATAAACTCTAAATTAGTTAATAACGATATTTTAGGCACCCTTACTAATGATGTTGACAAGAAATTACACGACATGTTTAAAGTTATTAACGAAGAAGGTAAAGGGGCCATATTATTTATTAATCAGCAAATCCAAAGTAGAAATATTTTAAAAAGGTTGAATATTTTAAAAGAAAACCAGGTTGTTGGTAAGTTAATTAAAGCACCTCGAATTGAAATGGATTCTAAAGATTTTGGCATAGGCGCACAAATACTTCATGATTTAAATATTCATAAATTAAGATTAATTTCTAACGCTGAGGAGCATACTAAACGTGTTGGTTTAATAGGATACGGCTTGGAGATTGTAGATTATGTGAAGTATTAG
- a CDS encoding DegT/DnrJ/EryC1/StrS family aminotransferase, with the protein MPGFELFGELERKEVNDVLDNGVLMRYGFDGMRKGHWKSKELETSLQQSFKTKHVQLVSSGTAAVSVALASAGVGAGDEVIMPVFTFVASFEAIMMLGAIPVLVDIDDTLAVDPKAVEAAITPKTKAVMVVQMCGSMGNMNAIQAVCDTHNLLLVEDACQAIGGTYNGKPLGSLGNLGCFSFDFVKTITCGEGGAVITNNKAYYTNADHYSDHGHDHIGHDRGAETHPFLGYNFRISELHAAVGLAQIKRLPEFLAIQKKNYTILREALSQIPEVIFRTVPEGGEESYAFLNFFLPDLDITRKVSEAFKQHGVDACFHYYDNNWHYIRKWDHLTNLKSLFPISEEVKKGLSYLKTKEFTQSDNYIARNISCLIKLSWTEEEVRIRAAKMVEIIKSVI; encoded by the coding sequence ATGCCAGGATTTGAATTATTTGGAGAATTAGAACGTAAAGAAGTCAATGATGTCTTAGATAATGGCGTTTTAATGCGATATGGTTTTGATGGTATGCGAAAAGGGCATTGGAAATCGAAGGAACTAGAAACGTCTTTACAACAGTCTTTTAAAACGAAGCATGTACAACTTGTTTCGAGTGGAACGGCTGCAGTTTCTGTCGCATTGGCTTCTGCAGGAGTTGGAGCAGGAGACGAAGTTATTATGCCAGTATTTACTTTTGTGGCTAGCTTTGAAGCTATTATGATGCTTGGTGCTATTCCCGTTTTAGTTGATATAGATGACACGCTTGCTGTAGACCCTAAAGCTGTAGAGGCTGCAATTACTCCAAAAACGAAAGCAGTTATGGTTGTGCAAATGTGCGGGAGTATGGGTAATATGAACGCTATACAGGCTGTTTGTGATACCCATAATTTATTATTAGTAGAAGATGCTTGTCAAGCGATAGGAGGGACGTATAATGGAAAACCACTAGGGAGTTTAGGGAATCTTGGTTGTTTTTCTTTTGATTTTGTAAAAACGATTACATGTGGTGAAGGCGGCGCTGTTATTACGAATAATAAAGCATATTATACGAATGCAGATCATTATAGTGATCATGGTCATGACCATATTGGTCATGATAGAGGAGCAGAAACACACCCATTTTTAGGCTATAATTTTAGAATTTCAGAACTACATGCTGCGGTAGGATTAGCACAGATAAAGCGATTGCCAGAATTTTTAGCGATTCAAAAGAAAAATTACACCATACTTCGAGAAGCTTTATCTCAAATTCCAGAAGTAATCTTTAGAACAGTTCCAGAAGGAGGAGAAGAGAGCTACGCGTTTTTAAATTTCTTTTTACCGGATTTGGACATCACTCGAAAAGTATCAGAAGCCTTTAAACAACATGGTGTAGATGCCTGTTTTCATTATTACGATAATAATTGGCATTATATTAGAAAATGGGATCATTTAACAAATTTGAAGTCATTGTTCCCTATTTCGGAAGAAGTTAAAAAAGGACTCAGTTATTTAAAAACAAAAGAGTTTACCCAATCAGATAATTATATTGCCAGAAATATTTCTTGCTTAATAAAACTTTCTTGGACGGAAGAAGAAGTTAGAATTAGAGCAGCAAAAATGGTAGAGATTATAAAATCAGTTATTTAG